The genomic DNA CACGGTGTCACGCGCCGCGATCGACGATGTCGAGCGCGGCGCTCAGGACTCCGACTGGGATCCGGTCAAGGACGCCGCCAAGAAGCTGGCCTTCGTCGAGGACCGGGCCATCTTCGAGGGGTATCCGGGGGCCGAGATCGAAGGCATCCGCAGCTCCAGTTCCAATCCGGCGCTGGCCCTGCCCGACGATGCCCGCGAGATTCCCGACGTGATCGCCCAGGCCCTCTCCGAGCTGCGACTGGCCGGTGTCGACGGGCCGTACTCGGTGCTGCTCTCGGCCGAGATCTACACCAAGGTCAGCGAGACCACCGCGCACGGTTATCCGATCCGTGAGCACCTGAGCCGGCTGGTCGACGGTGAGATCATCTGGGCGCCCGCGATCGATGGTGCATTCGTGTTGTCCACCCGCGGTGGCGATTTCGACCTGCAGCTGGGCACCGACGTTTCGATCGGCTACCTGTCCCACGATGCGGAGAGCGTGCAGCTGTACCTGCAGGAGACCCTGACGTTCCTGGCCTACACCGCCGAGGCGTCCGTCGCCCTCACCGCGTAAGTGCTCTACGCTGCGGGCATGCCTCCGTGCGCGCCCGCAGCGTGAGGGCAGGCGCTGTCGATCTGGCGAGCAGATATCCCGGCAACGCCTTCCGCAGGGTCATTTTGGACACATTAGTTCGCCGATGCCTCTGCTGAAATTTGCGCCCGCCCAGAGAAATCTGCGCTAAACCGAGAGAACCGCGTCCAACGCGGAATAGAACAACCCGAGCCCGTCATCGGACGGACCGGTCAGCGCCTCAGTGGCGTGTTCGGGGTGCGGCATCAGACCGACAACGCGACGGTTCTCCGAGCACACTCCGGCGATGCCGCGCATCGAGCCGTTGAGGTTCTCGCGGTAGCGGAAGACCACACGGTCCTCACCCTCGAGTTCGTCGAGCACGTCCTCGGAGGCGACATAGCGGCCCTCGCCCGACTTCAGCGGGATCAGCAGGTCCGCGCCGGCGTCATACCGGGTCGTCCACGCGGTGGTATTGGAGGCGACCTCCAGCCACACGTCGCGGCAGATGAAATGCAAGCCGGCGTTGCGGGTCAGTGCACCCGGGAGCAGCCCGGCCTCGCACAGCACCTGGAAGCCGTTGCAGATGCCGAGCACGGGCATGCCCTTACCGGCCGCCTCGACGACCGAACCCATGACGGGGGCGAACTTCGCGATCGCCCCGCAACGCAGGTAGTCGCCGTAGGAGAAGCCGCCGGGCACGACGACCGCGTCGACGCCCTTGAGGTCGGCGTCCGCGTGCCACAGGCTGACCGCCTCGGCACCGGCCAGACGTACCGCACGGGCCGCGTCGACGTCGTCGAGCGTCCCGGGGAAGGTGATCACCCCGACACGGGTGGTCACGAGCCCTCCCGGCTCACCGAAAAGTCCTCGATAACCGTGTTGGCCAGCAGAGATTCGGCGATCTCGGCCAAAGCTTCGTCAGCTACGGAGTCGTCGACTTCGAGCTCGAAACGCTTGCCCTGACGGACGTCCGAGATACCACCATGTCCAAGCCGACCAAGTGCCCCGACGATCGCCTGACCCTGAGGGTCGAGGATCTCCGTCTTGGGCATGACGTGCACAACCACCTTTGCCACGGCGCACACTCTACCGGCACGACCCGATGTAAGCCGTGCACAGTGGGTCGGCCAGCGCATCGAGCACCTGGCGATCCGATGGCGCCGACCATGGAACCTGCGGTGGCTCGCTCGACCACATGGCCAGCTCCACCACCGTGCTGTTGTCCGGATCGGCGAGAAGGTACTGGTGCATGGCCCTGAGGTTGCCGAAGTTGATCGCCGCCACCAGCCGCCCGGGCCGGTCGGTGGTGATCGACGTCCCGGCCCCCGGACAGCTACGCAGCGCGTCGGCCGCCCCCTGCACCACTGCGAGCGCGGTCTGACCGCCCTGCCATGTCTCCCCGCGCCAATGGAGGACCTGGACCCGCAGTTGCCAGTGCCCGGCGGGCCGCGTCACCTCCGATCGCGCCGCGACGGCGTAGCCGCGCGGATCTCCGGGCACGAGTGGCGACCCACACTCCTCCTCGAGGCGGAAGCGCGGTGCCACTGCGGTCACGGCCAAGCCGGCCAGCCCGGGCCAGCGGTACTCGCGAGCCAGCGGTAGTTGCGACGCGGGCACCCATGCCGAATCCGGGATGCGGTCACACAGCGGCGGGCAGTCCGCGCTGGGCTCCGACCACGCCGGAGGAGGCGCTGCGGCCAGCCCGCAGAGCACGATCAACATCGCCACGATCACCCGCCATATCCCCACCGAGCGCCACAATATAGGTATGCAACTCACGCATTTCGGACATTCGTGCCTACTGGCCAGCATTTCGGACACCACTGTGCTGTTCGACCCGGGCACCTTCTCGCACGGTTTCGAGGGCATCACCGGCTTGTCGGCCATCCTGATCACCCATCAGCACCCCGACCACGCCGATATCGCCCGGTTGCCCGCGCTGATCGCGGCCAACCCGCAGGCGGCGCTGTATGCCGACCCGCAGACGGCCGCCCAACTGGGCGAGCCGTGGCAGGCTGTGCATCCCGGTGACGCGTTCCGGGTCGGCTCACTGAATGTGCGGGGCACCGGCGGCCGGCATGCCGTGATCCATCCGGAAATCCCTGTGGTCGACAACATTTCGTACCTGCTGGGCGACGACGAGCATCCCGCGCGGCTCATGCATCCGGGGGACGCACTGTTTGTCCCCGGCGAGCCGGTCGACGTGCTGGCCACCCCGGCGGCCGCCCCGTGGATGAAAATCTCTGAGGCCGTGGACTTCCTGCGCGCGGTCGCACCGACCCGGGCGGTGCCGATCCATCAGGGCATCATCGAACCGGGTGCACGCGGCATCTACTACGGACGGCTGTCCGAGATGACGAAGACCGACTTCCAGGTACTCACCGAGGAAAACGGCACGCAGTTCTGACCGCGAGCGGGGCTCAGGCGATATCCGCAGCCGCGCCGCGTCCCGCCGCCCGGCCCGAGAAGATGCAGCCGCCCAGGAACGTGCCTTCCAGGGACCGGTAACCGTGCATCCCGCCGCCGCCGAATCCAGCCGCCTCCCCCGCCGCGTACAGGCCCGCGAACGCGGTACCGTCCTCCTTGAGCACCCGGGAGTCCAGATCGGTTTCCAACCCGCCCAGAGACTTTCGGGTCAGGATATGCAGTTTGACGGCGATCATCGGACCGGCCTTCGGGTCGGTGAGGCGATGCGGGGCGATGACGCGGAACCGGTCACCGAGATAGCTGCGGGCCGCCCGGATCGCGGTGACCTGGCCGTCCTTGGTGAACCTGTTGACCACCTCGCGGTCGCGTGCGGTGACTTCGGCGGCCACCGTGGCGTAGTCGAGTTCCAGCACGTCGGGCACGTCGTTCATGGCGGCCACCAATTCGCGCAGTGAACGCGCGCTGACGAAGTCGACACCCCGGTCGACGAAGGCCTGCACTGGCGCCGGCGCGCCGGGGCGCACCCGCGCCAGCACGTCACGTACGCTGCGCGAGGTGAGGTCGGGATTCTGTTCCTGGCCGGACAACGCGAATTCCTTGGCGATGATCCGGGCGTTGAGGATGAACCAGGTGTAGTCCTGCCCGGTGCGGCAGATGTGTTCGAGCGTGCCGAGAGTGTCGAAGCCGGGATACAGCGGCCCGGGAAGTCGATTTCCGTTGGCGTCCAACCACAATGACGACGGTCCGGGCAGGATGCGAATCCCGTGGTCGGGCCAGATCGGATCGTAATTGGTGATGCCTTCGGTGTAGTGCCACATCCGGTCGCTGTTGATGACGTGTGCACCGGCGTCCTCGGAGATGCTGATCATCCGACCGTCGACGTGCGCGGGCACGCCGCTGAGCAGCTGCTCGGGTACGCGGCCCATCCGAGCCGGCCAGTTCTTGCGCACCAGATCGTGGTTGCCACCGATCCCACCGCTGGCCACGATCACCGCGGACGCACGGAACTCGAAGTCTCCGACGATGTTTCGTGACGATGGCGCCCCGCGGGGCGCGTCGGAGGGCTCCAGCACCGAACCCCGGACCCCGACAACGGCGCCTTCGGAGACAATGAGTTCGTCGACGCGGTGGCGGTGGGCGAACCTTACGCGGGGCTCGTCCAGCAGGCGGCGGGCGAACACGTCAACAATGGCCGGCCCGGTCCCCCAGGTGATGTGGAAGCGCGGCACCGAGTTGCCGTGCCCCAGCGCCCCGTAGCCACCCCGCTCGGCCCATCCAACCAAGGGGAAGGTCTGCAGACCCCGAGCCCGCAACCAACTGCGTTTCTCTCCGGCGGCGAAGTCGACGTAGGCGTGCGCCCACTCCCGGGGCCAGTGATCCTCGGTCCGGTCGAAGCCTGCGGTGCCCAGCCAGTCTTGCAGTGCCAGTTCCTGGCTGTCGCGGATGCCGAGCCTGCGTTGTTCGGGGCTGTCGACGAAGAACAGGCCGCCGAACGACCAGAACGCCTGGCCGCCCAGGTTGGCGGCATTCTCCTGATCCAGGATCAGTACCTGGTGGCCACCCGCGGCCAGCTCACCTGCAGCGACCAATCCAGCCAAACCCGCACCCACGACAATGACATCGGCGTCTGCCATGGAACGCAAGACTAGCCCTATTGACGTGCTCCCGGCCTGAAGGCCGAGGATTCCCGGGGCGGCTATTCCGCTGTCGGGTTGCTTCCTGCTTCAACACCCACTGCCGCAACAGGTTGCGGTCTTACGCGGGCTCCACAGGCGTTTAGTCTCTCTGCCCGCCCGGCAGCGAGAATCACCTTGGCAGCATTGTGGTCGCGGTCGTGAACCGACAGGCATGACGGGCACACCCAAGTACGGATCTGCAAGGGCAGTTCATCGAGCCGGTGCCCGCATGCCGAGCAGGTCTTACTCGACGCCAACCACCGCGACACCCGGTGCACAGTGCGCCCGTAATGGTCGGCTTTCTCCCCGATGATCTTCACGAACTGCGCCCACCCCGCATCACTGATCGCACGTGCGAGCCGCCGATTGCGGACCATCCCAGCGATGTTGAGGTCCTCGACGTGGATCACTTGATTCTCGCGAACCAACGCCAAAGCCGCCTTGTGGTGATAGTCCCGCCGAGCACGGGCCACCTCGCTATGAGCGATGGCGACCTTACGCCGCGTCTTGGCCCTGTTGTTCGATCCTTTCTGCCGGCGGGACTTCTCCCGCTCCAACCGCGCCAATTTCGCCAGCTTGCGACTCAGATACTTCGGATTAGCGATATCCGAGCGTGCTCCATCAGTGGCAGCGATTATGGCCAGCCGAGCGACACCGACATCCACCCCAGCCTCGCGGGCCACGGGCGGCAATGGCGATACCGCGACCTCGACGACGAAACTCGCGTAGAAATGGCCATCGGGTTCTCGGATAACCGTGACACTCGAGGGTGTGCTGGGCAGCTCACGCGACCACCGAACCGCGACCTCACCGACCTTGGCCACGAACAACCGGCCGTTGCCTTTCAGGCTGAAACCGTTGCGGGTGAGCCGGAACGACTGCCGATGATCCTTGCGGGACTTGAACCGTGGGCGGCCCACCCGCCGACCCTTGCGTTTCCCGCTGGCCGAGTCGAAAAAATTACGCCACGCCCGGCGGGAATCATTGACCGACTGAACCAACGCCACACTGGGCACCTCGCACAACCAGGCCCGCTCCGCGGTGGTCTTGGCCATGGTGATCACCCGACGCTGAATCTCGGTATCGGACAGCTTGATCCCGGACCGATACGCCTCATCCCGGATCCGTAGTGCGTCGTTGAAAACCACCCGAGTGCATCCGAACACCCGCGCCAACAACGCCTGCTGGGCCGGTGTCGGTTCGATGCGATACCGACAACGCATCTGCATACCCACGACGGTAACGACCACCTGTGACAACCCCGACCTACCGCCCGGCACAGCGTGTCCTCGCAGCACGCCCATCCGGTCGTCGTCACGAAATACCGACCGGCAGTGTTCACCGACGCCATGCTCACCTACTGCGAAACCACCAGGCGCGACGGTGCGACGACCCGGGCTCCGAGTTGGTCGAGTTCAACGGCGAAGCCAGCCACCTGCACCTGCCCGTTGCCTACCCGCCCACACTGGCGATCTCCACCCTGGCCCAAGGCTCAAGGGCCACACCACCTACGCGGTGCGTGCGCGAATACACCGGCGTCTGTGTCCGCGCACGCATGCGCGGACACCTCCGGTCGCCCTCCTACTTCGCCGTCTCCTGCGGCGGGCCACCCTCGTCGATCATCAAGCAATACATCGACAGCCACGCCCGACCACTCTGACCGCCGGGCTACACCTGCGAGAAACTGGATGGGCTCACCCCGGACTAAAAGCCGAAGCTTGCGCCCAAGAAATCGGTCAGGCGGCCTCGGTCAGTGCTGAAAATCCTCGCCACTGGTAAACGGTGGGCACGCACCGGTGCAGCAAAGCCAGGTCGATTGCATCCAGCATGGCCTGCCGGGGACCGGGCCGCCGCAGGTGCCGCGCCGCGACCGCGACCCGCACCATGCCTTCGCGTCGCGCAGTGCGTTCGGCGGCGAGCACCACTGTCCGGCACCACCACGGCTCGGACAGAAATCCCTCGCCGATACCAACGACCCGCGCTCGCGTCGTGGTCTGACGGACCAGGTCGCTGATTCCGTTCAGATCGGCGAGCAGTCGAAAGCCGTTGCGCGGCAAAACCGTCACGGTGCCCTGAGATACGGTCCAGCCCGGGGCGGCAAACAGCCGGGTGCGCAGGCCCATGTGTTCGAGCACCCGGTCGGCGCCCATCAACCGCAGGTTCGCCTCATGAGCGGGCAACGAAGCGAACTCGCCGCGGTGCTTCTTGGTCGCAGCCTCGTCATAGCCGTGGAGCACGATGGCGTCACCGCCGCGGCGCCGACGGACCAGCCATTCCACCGTGTCGGCATCGCGGTCTAACCGGTAACCACCTTTGAGCCGCGGCGCCACCATCATCGAGGCAGGCACGCCACGGGTGTCGAGCTCGGCGCAGAACGACTCGACGTCAGCCATCGTGCGATCGCTGATCTGCGATATCGAGACGATGAGTTGTCCGGTCACGCTGCCAGTGTGGCAACGTCACATGTCGGGACGGTGTCGAACACTCTGACGCCGAGTGTCCATTGAGATAGACCCTGCGATCAGGCGGGCAGGACCGCTTCGATGGCCGCGATCACCTCGGGTGCGTCCGGCTCGGTGCGGGGCCGGAACCGGTTGGCCACCGTCCCGCCCGGGGCGAGCAGAAACTTCTCGAAGTTCCACTGGATGTCCCCGGCCTCGCCGGCAGCATCGGCGGCCTCGGTCAGCTCGGCGTAGAGCGGATGACGGTCGGCGCCGTTGACGTCGATCTTGGCCAGCAACGGGAATGTCACGCCGTAGGTGGCCGAGCAGAACGTCTGGATCTCCTCGGCGGTGCCGGGCTCCTGGCCCATGAACTGGTTGCAGGGCACGCCGACGACGGTCAGCCCGCGCGCGGAGTAATCCTGTGCGAGCTTCTCCAGGGCGCTGTACTGCGGTGTCAACCCGCATTTGGAGGCCACGTTGACCACCAGCGCTGCGCCGGTTGCCAACTCGGCCAACGTCGTCGGTTTTCCGTCGAGAGTGGTCAGCGGAATCTCGTTGAGGCTCATGTGCGCGAGGTTACCGGAGCCATCCCACCTAGTTGTCGAACAGGATCGCGGCCAGACTCTCCACCTTGGCGATCGGATCGCCTGCGGTGTCGATCGCGTCGTTGAGCCACAACATCGAAAACCCGTGCACCAGCGACCATGCGGCCAGCGCGGCGCTTTCCGGGTCGGCGGCGGCCTTGGGATCGGCCAGGGTGCCGACGCCGCGGTTGAGTTCGGCATCCGCGGCCGACGCGGCCGCGGCCAGGTCGGCATCGGTGTCGTCGTAGAGCGATTTGTCGAACATCACCTCGTAGTGGCCCGGGTGGTCCAGGGCGAACCGCACATAGGCCTTGGCGGCGTCGATGAATTGCGGCCTGGCCCCGGTCAGCGCCGCGGCCAGCAACTGAAATCCTTGGGTGGCCAGTGCGGTGAACAGCCCGCGCCGGTCGGTGAAGTGGTGCGCGGGGGCCGCGTGTGAGACGCCTGCGGCCCGCGCGAGTTCGCGTAGCGAGATGCCGTCGGCGCCGCGTTCGGCCACCAGGGTGGCGGCCTGCGCGAGGATCGCGGCCTTGAGGTCGCCGTGGTGATAGCCCATGTGGACCATCCTAATCCCGCATCTTGACAGCGGCTAGATCAGGCGTAACGTGTCGATCTAGACATTGACAAGATTGGAGCCTGCGATGGCCGTCCTTCTGACCCTGATCGTGGGCAGCGTGGCAGCTCGGATCATCGGGCTGCTGGGCGTGGACTACGTGGCCAGCTGGCCCCGCGCCATCGCGGTCGGGCTGGCCGCGATGTTCGTCATGACGGGCGTCGCGCACTTCGTCGATCCGTTGCGGCGCGACATGATCGCCATCGTGCCTCCGGCACTGCCCGCCCCGGGCGCGCTGGTGACGGTCACCGGCGTGCTGGAACTGGCCGGCGCGGCAGGGCTGCTCTATCCGCCCACCCGGGTAGCGGCCGCAGGATGCCTGTTCCTGCTCATGCTGGCGATGTTCCCGGCCAACGTGTATGCGGCACGGATGCCGAACCCGCCGAAGTCGATGACCTCGCGGTTAGGCGTCCGGACCGCCGAAGAGGCTGTGTACCTGGCCGCTGCCGTAGTTGTCGCGGTCGGCGGAAGCTAGCAACCAGGCGTACTGGAACGCGGCTTCCTTCCACCGCTCGTAGCGTCCGGACAGACCGCCGTGGCCGGCCACCATCTCCGTCTTGAGCAGCACGGGATGCCCGTCGGTCTTTGTGTGCCGCAGGGCGGCAACCCATTTGGCGGGTTCGACGTAGTACACCCGGGTATCGTTGAGTGAGGTCATCGCCAGGATTGCCGGATAGTCCTGCGCCGCCACGTTCTCGTAGGGCGTGTAGGCCTTCATATACCGGTACACCTCGGGGTCCTCCAACGGATTTCCCCACTCGTCCCACTCGGTCACGGTCAACGGGAGCGAGGGATCCAGGATCGTCGTCAGTGCATCGACGAACGGCACCTGGGCCAGAATCCCGGCGAACAGCTCCGGGGCCATGTTGGCCACCGCGCCCATCAACAATCCGCCGGCGCTGCCGCCGAGAGCCACCAGATTCTGCGGGCGGGTCACGCCGCCATCGACGAGATGGTGTGCCGCCGCGATGAAATCGGTGAAGGTGTTCGTCTTCTCCAGCAGCTTGCCGTGCTCGTACCACGGCCGGCCCAGCTCGCCGCCGCCGCGCACATGCGCGATCACGAACACCATGCCGCGGTCCAGCAACGACAACCGGGCGATCGAGAATCGCGGATCCTCACACGACTCGTAGGCACCGTAGCCGTAGATCAATGCCGGCGCCGGGAACTGCAACCCGGCCCGGTGGATGATCGAGATCGGGACCCGCGCCCCGTCGGATGCGGTCGCCCAATCCCGGCGCTCCACATAGTCTTCCGGCCGGTAGCCGCCCAGCACCGGCTGCTCCCGCAGCAGCGTGCGCTCACCGGTGGCCAGGTCGAGGTCGTAGATCCGCGCGGGAGTGATGAACGAGGTGGCGCCGATCCGCAACTTCGGCGCGGACCAGTTCGGATTGCCACCCATCCCCGCGGCGGTCAGCTCGGAATCGAAGGTCAGTTCCTCGCGCGTGCCGTAACCGTCCGCGGTGAGCGGCCACAGTGCCATCTTCGGCAATGCCTCACTGCGGTAACTGATCACCAGGAACCCGTCGAACGCGTCGACACCGTCCAGACGCACGTCCGATCGGTGCTCGATCAGGGTGCGGACATCGCTCGGGTCGCTGACCGGGGCCTCCACCAACATGAAGTTCTCGGCACCGTCGTTGTGCAGGATCAGGAACCGGTCCTCGCCCCCGACCACAGCGTGCTCGACGGAGTACTCCACCAGGTCGCGTCGCTCCCAGACCGTGGTGAGCTCGGCGGTCGGGTCATTCGCATCGACATAGCGGACGTCGGTGGTGACTGCG from Mycobacterium sp. DL440 includes the following:
- a CDS encoding family 1 encapsulin nanocompartment shell protein; amino-acid sequence: MNNLYRELAPITESAWAEIELEASRTFKRHIAGRRVVDVSEPGGPVTAAISTGHLLDVKSPGDGVVAHLRGSRPLVRLRVPFTVSRAAIDDVERGAQDSDWDPVKDAAKKLAFVEDRAIFEGYPGAEIEGIRSSSSNPALALPDDAREIPDVIAQALSELRLAGVDGPYSVLLSAEIYTKVSETTAHGYPIREHLSRLVDGEIIWAPAIDGAFVLSTRGGDFDLQLGTDVSIGYLSHDAESVQLYLQETLTFLAYTAEASVALTA
- the purQ gene encoding phosphoribosylformylglycinamidine synthase subunit PurQ, with amino-acid sequence MTTRVGVITFPGTLDDVDAARAVRLAGAEAVSLWHADADLKGVDAVVVPGGFSYGDYLRCGAIAKFAPVMGSVVEAAGKGMPVLGICNGFQVLCEAGLLPGALTRNAGLHFICRDVWLEVASNTTAWTTRYDAGADLLIPLKSGEGRYVASEDVLDELEGEDRVVFRYRENLNGSMRGIAGVCSENRRVVGLMPHPEHATEALTGPSDDGLGLFYSALDAVLSV
- the purS gene encoding phosphoribosylformylglycinamidine synthase subunit PurS — protein: MAKVVVHVMPKTEILDPQGQAIVGALGRLGHGGISDVRQGKRFELEVDDSVADEALAEIAESLLANTVIEDFSVSREGS
- a CDS encoding ATPase, with product MLIVLCGLAAAPPPAWSEPSADCPPLCDRIPDSAWVPASQLPLAREYRWPGLAGLAVTAVAPRFRLEEECGSPLVPGDPRGYAVAARSEVTRPAGHWQLRVQVLHWRGETWQGGQTALAVVQGAADALRSCPGAGTSITTDRPGRLVAAINFGNLRAMHQYLLADPDNSTVVELAMWSSEPPQVPWSAPSDRQVLDALADPLCTAYIGSCR
- a CDS encoding MBL fold metallo-hydrolase — encoded protein: MQLTHFGHSCLLASISDTTVLFDPGTFSHGFEGITGLSAILITHQHPDHADIARLPALIAANPQAALYADPQTAAQLGEPWQAVHPGDAFRVGSLNVRGTGGRHAVIHPEIPVVDNISYLLGDDEHPARLMHPGDALFVPGEPVDVLATPAAAPWMKISEAVDFLRAVAPTRAVPIHQGIIEPGARGIYYGRLSEMTKTDFQVLTEENGTQF
- a CDS encoding FAD-binding dehydrogenase — translated: MADADVIVVGAGLAGLVAAGELAAGGHQVLILDQENAANLGGQAFWSFGGLFFVDSPEQRRLGIRDSQELALQDWLGTAGFDRTEDHWPREWAHAYVDFAAGEKRSWLRARGLQTFPLVGWAERGGYGALGHGNSVPRFHITWGTGPAIVDVFARRLLDEPRVRFAHRHRVDELIVSEGAVVGVRGSVLEPSDAPRGAPSSRNIVGDFEFRASAVIVASGGIGGNHDLVRKNWPARMGRVPEQLLSGVPAHVDGRMISISEDAGAHVINSDRMWHYTEGITNYDPIWPDHGIRILPGPSSLWLDANGNRLPGPLYPGFDTLGTLEHICRTGQDYTWFILNARIIAKEFALSGQEQNPDLTSRSVRDVLARVRPGAPAPVQAFVDRGVDFVSARSLRELVAAMNDVPDVLELDYATVAAEVTARDREVVNRFTKDGQVTAIRAARSYLGDRFRVIAPHRLTDPKAGPMIAVKLHILTRKSLGGLETDLDSRVLKEDGTAFAGLYAAGEAAGFGGGGMHGYRSLEGTFLGGCIFSGRAAGRGAAADIA
- a CDS encoding RNA-guided endonuclease TnpB family protein, whose product is MQMRCRYRIEPTPAQQALLARVFGCTRVVFNDALRIRDEAYRSGIKLSDTEIQRRVITMAKTTAERAWLCEVPSVALVQSVNDSRRAWRNFFDSASGKRKGRRVGRPRFKSRKDHRQSFRLTRNGFSLKGNGRLFVAKVGEVAVRWSRELPSTPSSVTVIREPDGHFYASFVVEVAVSPLPPVAREAGVDVGVARLAIIAATDGARSDIANPKYLSRKLAKLARLEREKSRRQKGSNNRAKTRRKVAIAHSEVARARRDYHHKAALALVRENQVIHVEDLNIAGMVRNRRLARAISDAGWAQFVKIIGEKADHYGRTVHRVSRWLASSKTCSACGHRLDELPLQIRTWVCPSCLSVHDRDHNAAKVILAAGRAERLNACGARVRPQPVAAVGVEAGSNPTAE
- a CDS encoding transposase, whose protein sequence is MTTPTYRPAQRVLAARPSGRRHEIPTGSVHRRHAHLLRNHQARRCDDPGSELVEFNGEASHLHLPVAYPPTLAISTLAQGSRATPPTRCVREYTGVCVRARMRGHLRSPSYFAVSCGGPPSSIIKQYIDSHARPL
- a CDS encoding DUF2334 domain-containing protein, with amino-acid sequence MTGQLIVSISQISDRTMADVESFCAELDTRGVPASMMVAPRLKGGYRLDRDADTVEWLVRRRRGGDAIVLHGYDEAATKKHRGEFASLPAHEANLRLMGADRVLEHMGLRTRLFAAPGWTVSQGTVTVLPRNGFRLLADLNGISDLVRQTTTRARVVGIGEGFLSEPWWCRTVVLAAERTARREGMVRVAVAARHLRRPGPRQAMLDAIDLALLHRCVPTVYQWRGFSALTEAA
- a CDS encoding glutathione peroxidase, whose product is MSLNEIPLTTLDGKPTTLAELATGAALVVNVASKCGLTPQYSALEKLAQDYSARGLTVVGVPCNQFMGQEPGTAEEIQTFCSATYGVTFPLLAKIDVNGADRHPLYAELTEAADAAGEAGDIQWNFEKFLLAPGGTVANRFRPRTEPDAPEVIAAIEAVLPA
- a CDS encoding TetR/AcrR family transcriptional regulator translates to MGYHHGDLKAAILAQAATLVAERGADGISLRELARAAGVSHAAPAHHFTDRRGLFTALATQGFQLLAAALTGARPQFIDAAKAYVRFALDHPGHYEVMFDKSLYDDTDADLAAAASAADAELNRGVGTLADPKAAADPESAALAAWSLVHGFSMLWLNDAIDTAGDPIAKVESLAAILFDN
- a CDS encoding DoxX family protein, whose amino-acid sequence is MAVLLTLIVGSVAARIIGLLGVDYVASWPRAIAVGLAAMFVMTGVAHFVDPLRRDMIAIVPPALPAPGALVTVTGVLELAGAAGLLYPPTRVAAAGCLFLLMLAMFPANVYAARMPNPPKSMTSRLGVRTAEEAVYLAAAVVVAVGGS
- a CDS encoding S9 family peptidase translates to MTPSVQPPVAKRGNHRREHHGDVFMDPYEWLRDKDDPEVIAHLEAENAYTEVATSQLEPLRQKIFDEIKARTKETDLSVPMRRAGWWYYARSFEGKQYAVHCRCPIGDPDDWTPPQLDEGADIPGEQVLLDENVEADGHEYFSLGAATVSLDGNILAYSVDVLGDERYTLKFKDLRTGELYDDTIAGIGAGGTWAADSRTLYYTTVDDAWRPDTVWRHRLASGLSAEKVYHEPDERFWVAIGRSRSDRYLFVASGSAVTTDVRYVDANDPTAELTTVWERRDLVEYSVEHAVVGGEDRFLILHNDGAENFMLVEAPVSDPSDVRTLIEHRSDVRLDGVDAFDGFLVISYRSEALPKMALWPLTADGYGTREELTFDSELTAAGMGGNPNWSAPKLRIGATSFITPARIYDLDLATGERTLLREQPVLGGYRPEDYVERRDWATASDGARVPISIIHRAGLQFPAPALIYGYGAYESCEDPRFSIARLSLLDRGMVFVIAHVRGGGELGRPWYEHGKLLEKTNTFTDFIAAAHHLVDGGVTRPQNLVALGGSAGGLLMGAVANMAPELFAGILAQVPFVDALTTILDPSLPLTVTEWDEWGNPLEDPEVYRYMKAYTPYENVAAQDYPAILAMTSLNDTRVYYVEPAKWVAALRHTKTDGHPVLLKTEMVAGHGGLSGRYERWKEAAFQYAWLLASADRDNYGSGQVHSLFGGPDA